CCGATGGAAGTTCCAATGGGCATAACGCGAATGTGCGTGCTCACACTTCTTCTGGCCCCGCAGGCTCATCAAACTCTGTCGCATCGGGTAGCCGCCCCAACATCCTATTCGTGATGGCTGATCAGCTGGCTGCGCCTCAGCTCCGCATGTATAACCCAAAGTCTCAGATCAAGACTCCCAACCTCGACCGCCTTGCACACGATGCTGTCGTGCTCGAATCAGCCTACTGCAACTCGCCCCTCTGTGCTCCTTCGCGCATGGCTCTCGTGACCGGTCAGCTTCCTTCCAAGATCGGCTCTTACGACAATGCGGCGTCCATTAGCTCCGACCTGCCCACCTACGCACACTACCTTCGATCCGGCGGTTACGAAACCGTGCTTGCTGGAAAAATGCACTTTGTTGGAGATCAGCTTCACGGCTTTGAGAAGCGTCTCACCGCTGACATCTACCCTGCAGACTATGGCTGGGCTGTCAACTGGGACGAGCCTGACCGTAGGCTCGAATGGTATCACAATGCCTCAAGCATCCTTCAAGCAGGTCCTTGCGTACGTTCCAATCAGATGGACTACGACGAAGAGGTTCTGTACAAGTCGAAGCAGTACCTCTTTGACCACGCACGTCGCCGTCAAGGTGGCAACGATACCCGCCCTTTTTCCCTCACCGTCAGCTTCACCCACCCGCACGACCCATATACCATTGAGGAGGAGTTTTGGAACCTGTACCAAGATGTTGATATCAACATGCCCGAAGTTGAAATTCACCCAGACAGGCAGGATCCGCACTCGAAGCGTCTCCGTCACGTCTGTGACCTCGAAGGCAAGAATTTTACGCCTGAACAGATCAAACGCGCGAAGCGAGCCTACTATGGTTCTGTTTCGTACGTGGATGCCAAGatcggcgagctgctcaatACCCTAGACAAATGTGGCTTGCGCGACGATACTATCGTCGTCTTCAGTGGTGACCACGGAGATATGCTGGGAGAGCGATCCTTGTGGTACAAGATGAGCTACTTTGAGAGCTCGGTCCGTGTGCCGCTCCTCTTCAACTATCCCAAGATGTTCGCCCCTCGACGCGTCAAGGCCAACGTTTCCACCATGGACCTGCTTCCGACTTTCTGCGACATGGTCGGTATTCCGCTTCAACCTCAGCTGCCACTCGATGGCATTAGCATGCTTCCACACCTTATCGGACAACCAGGTCACGACACTGTGATTGCCGAGTACATGGGAGAGGGAACCATTGCGCCACTTTGCATGATTCGCCGTGGTCCTTGGAAGTATATTACCTGCCCTGTCGATCCTCCCCAGCTTTTCAACTTGACCAGAGACCCCAAAGAGCTCGACAACCTTGCCTCGGATCCAGATAGCCTCGACGTAGAAACGCGCAAGGTGCTTGAAGGGTTCGAAGTTGAAGCTCTTAAGCGATGGGATATGGCAAAGATCACCGAGGATGTACTGAACGTACAACGTCGTAGACGCTTTGTCTTCTCTAGTCTCAAGCAGGGTGCATGGACGTCTTGGGATTACCAGGTGCCTACCGACACGCAAAATATGTACATTCGTTCGCACCTGGACCTCGATGAACTCGAGCGCATGGCCCGCTTCCCTCCTGTCGACGAACTTGGCCGAACCATTGCTAATACTTCGGCTGGTGTCATGCAGCTAAATAGTAAACTGCGGCACGCATGAAGTTTGCGTCTCTTTATCCTCTTGTACACGCAAGATGATCATTTCACCTGCATGTCCGATAGGATTAAGACGGTCTGTCAGGTACGATCTCTGTCATGTCTTATGCACATCCTGAAACGTATAGATGGCATCTAGAAATACACTCGCATTGCCGCCCCTTGAGTCAATCATAGCTCACATGACATT
The Mycosarcoma maydis chromosome 14, whole genome shotgun sequence DNA segment above includes these coding regions:
- a CDS encoding putative choline-sulfatase, coding for MPVQSTNSTGGINGANFGQVAPANGHGTNGHVGSLSNGTNGANSYHVNVQQTSGHAYCADGIIGAGPEADGSSNGHNANVRAHTSSGPAGSSNSVASGSRPNILFVMADQLAAPQLRMYNPKSQIKTPNLDRLAHDAVVLESAYCNSPLCAPSRMALVTGQLPSKIGSYDNAASISSDLPTYAHYLRSGGYETVLAGKMHFVGDQLHGFEKRLTADIYPADYGWAVNWDEPDRRLEWYHNASSILQAGPCVRSNQMDYDEEVLYKSKQYLFDHARRRQGGNDTRPFSLTVSFTHPHDPYTIEEEFWNLYQDVDINMPEVEIHPDRQDPHSKRLRHVCDLEGKNFTPEQIKRAKRAYYGSVSYVDAKIGELLNTLDKCGLRDDTIVVFSGDHGDMLGERSLWYKMSYFESSVRVPLLFNYPKMFAPRRVKANVSTMDLLPTFCDMVGIPLQPQLPLDGISMLPHLIGQPGHDTVIAEYMGEGTIAPLCMIRRGPWKYITCPVDPPQLFNLTRDPKELDNLASDPDSLDVETRKVLEGFEVEALKRWDMAKITEDVLNVQRRRRFVFSSLKQGAWTSWDYQVPTDTQNMYIRSHLDLDELERMARFPPVDELGRTIANTSAGVMQLNSKLRHA